From one Humulus lupulus chromosome 8, drHumLupu1.1, whole genome shotgun sequence genomic stretch:
- the LOC133798612 gene encoding ATPase GET3B-like, which produces MASSCATSTFSPILNKLTGRSSMAMVGLLSYAPKSLTPISLTRSFNFISLSTPRKPLKKSFQVRSVAAPTEAVSGFDDMVSGTKRKYYMLGGKGGVGKTSCAASLAVKFANNGHPTLVVSTDPAHSLSDSFAQDLTGGALVPVEGPDSPLFALEINPEKAREEFRTAAQNNGGTGVKDLMDGMGLGMIAEQLGELKLGELLDTPPPGLDEAIAISKVIQFLDSPEYSMFTRIVFDTAPTGHTLRLLSLPDFLDRSIGKLLKLKQKIASATSAIKSVFGQEQPKQDATDKLERLRERMIKVRELFRDTDSTEFVIVTIPTVMAVNESSRLHASLMKEDVPVKRLIVNQILPPSASDCKFCAIKRKDQMRALDMIRSDPELSNLTLIQAPLVDVEIRGVPALRFLGDIVWK; this is translated from the exons ATGGCAAGTTCCTGTGCTACGTCGACGTTCTCACCTATTCTTAACAAATTAACTGGCAGAAGCTCCATGGCTATGGTGGGTTTACTCTCTTATGCACCCAAAAGCCTCACTCCTATATCTCTCACCAGAAGCTTCAATTTTATATCCCTCTCCACGCCAAGGAAACCTCTTAAAAAGTCATTTCAAG TGAGATCAGTGGCTGCACCTACGGAAGCGGTTTCTGGGTTTGATGACATGGTGTCTGGGACCAAAAGGAAGTACTACATGTTAGGTGGGAAAGGAGGAGTAGGAAAAACAAGTTGTGCTGCTTCACTTGCTGTTAAATTTGCAAACAATGGCCATCCTACTCTAGTGGTTTCCACAGATCCAGCTCATTCCTTGAGTGATTCCTTTGCTCAG GATTTGACTGGGGGAGCATTAGTACCAGTTGAGGGACCTGATTCTCCACTTTTTGCTCTTGAG ATTAACCCTGAGAAAGCTAGGGAAGAATTTCGGACTGCGGCTCAGAATAATGGTGGAACTGGGGTCAAAGATCTCATGGATGGTATGGGTCTTGGAATGATTGCAGAACAG TTAGGAGAGTTAAAACTTGGGGAACTACTGGACACACCTCCTCCTGGTCTGGATGAAGCTATTGCAATCTCAAAG GTGATACAATTTCTTGACTCACCAGAATACAGCATGTTTACTCGCATAGTTTTTGATACTGCGCCTACT GGTCACACGTTGCGACTTCTGTCCTTGCCAGATTTCTTAGATCGATCAATAGGCAAGCTATTGAAG CTTAAACAAAAGATTGCTTCAGCCACCTCAGCCATCAAATCTGTTTTCGGCCAAGAACAGCCCAAGCAGGATGCG ACTGACAAACTGGAGCGACTAAGGGAGAGGATGATCAAAGTGCGGGAGCTTTTTCGGGACACTGATTCAACAGAATTTGTTATTGTAACGATTCCCACG GTGATGGCAGTCAATGAATCATCTAGGCTGCATGCCTCATTAATGAAGGAAGATGTTCCTGTGAAGAGGTTGATTGTTAATCAGATTCTTCCCCCATCTGCTTCAgattgcaagttttgtgcaattAAAAGAAAG GATCAGATGCGTGCTCTTGATATGATTAGGAGTGATCCAGAGCTCAGCAATTTGACGTTGATCCAGGCACCACTAGTTGATGTAGAGATCAGAGGTGTTCCTGCTCTTAGATTCCTAGGCGATATTGTTTGGAAATAA